The following are from one region of the Magallana gigas chromosome 6, xbMagGiga1.1, whole genome shotgun sequence genome:
- the LOC105341761 gene encoding carboxypeptidase Q: MKCYLLFIAATLATCQGLPVLDTYLRWIKSSTLKDIESHQSNAEKIINHALYGPAQNQSYNRLAEFTDTFGSRIAGSQNLENAIDYMVTKLKEDGLDNVHTEAAQVPHWVRGNESAVMISPRYHPMAMLGLGSSIGTPPEGVTADVLVVTSFDDLKAKASKAKGKIIVYNQQYVSYGKTVQYRALGAREAAKVGGVASLIRSVTPFSIYSPHTGWQDYDDNVTKIPTACITIEDAEMMQRMQERGVKIRVTLKMEAKNLPPVMSRNTVAEIKGSKYPEQVVLVSGHLDSWDVGQGAMDDGGGAFISWQALSIIRQLGLQPKRTIRMVLWTAEEEGGFGSQQYYEKHKKNIDNFDLVMESDDGTFMPLGFQFAGNSAARTIMQKVLEPIQKVQSIPLLSGGQGEDIDEWISAGVPGGSIATDQNKYFKFHHTNADTMTVQDPTEMNICTALWTVVAYTVADMEDMLPR, from the exons ATGAAGTGTTATCTTCTGTTTATCGCAG CAACTTTGGCAACATGTCAAGGCCTACCAGTGTTGGATACTTATCTTCGTTGGATAAAGTCAAGTACTTTAAAAGACATTGAGTCCCATCAGA GTAATGCAGAAAAAATCATCAATCATGCTTTATATGGACCGGCTCAGAACCAGTCATACAACAGATTGGCTGAGTTCACAGACACATTTGGATCTCGCATTGCAGGATCTCAGAATCTGGAAAATGCCATTG ATTACATGGTTACCAAACTGAAGGAGGATGGTTTGGATAATGTTCACACAGAGGCTGCTCAG GTTCCTCACTGGGTACGAGGCAATGAGTCTGCTGTGATGATCTCGCCCCGGTACCACCCCATGGCCATGCTCGGGCTGGGCAGCAGTATAGGAACTCCCCCTGAAGGAGTCACAGCTGATGTTCTGGTGGTGACCTCTTTTGATGATCTCAAGGCTAAGGCCAGCAAG gCGAAAGGAAAAATTATAGTATACAATCAGCAGTATGTCAGCTATGGTAAAACTGTTCAGTACAGAGCCCTTGGAGCCCGAGAGGCAGCAAAGGTCGGGGGAGTGGCCTCCCTTATCAGGAGTGTGACCCCCTTCTCCATCTACTCTCCTCACACTGGATGGCAG GATTACGATGACAACGTTACAAAAATTCCCACAGCCTGTATCACTATAGAAGATGCTGAAATGATGCAACGCATGCAGGAAAGAG GAGTCAAAATACGAGTGACACTGAAAATGGAAGCCAAGAATCTTCCTCCTGTTATGTCAAGGAACACTGTGGCAGAAATCAAGGGATCCAAATACCCAGAACAG GTGGTACTGGTGAGTGGACACCTTGACAGCTGGGATGTAGGTCAAGGTGCTATGGATGATGGAGGGGGAGCATTTATTTCTTGGCAg GCCTTATCCATTATAAGACAGCTGGGACTGCAACCAAAGAGAACCATTAGAATGGTCCTATGGACAGCTGAG GAAGAAGGAGGCTTTGGTTCTCAACAATATTATGAAAAGCACAAG aaaaatattgataattttgaccTTGTAATGGAGTCTGATGATGGTACATTCATGCCCCTTGGTTTCCAATTTGCAG GCAATTCTGCTGCAAGAACCATCATGCAAAAGGTTCTAGAACCCATTCAGAAGGTGCAATCCATTCCCCTGCTTTCAGGAGGGCAAGGGGAGGACATTGATGAATGGATCAGTGCTGGGGTTCCAGGGGGTAGCATTGCAACAGACCAAAACAAGTACTTCAAGTTTCACCATACCAATG CTGACACAATGACAGTACAGGACCCAACAGAAATGAACATCTGCACTGCTCTATGGACAGTTGTAGCTTATACTGTAGCAGATATGGAAGACATGTTGCCTCGGtga
- the LOC105341762 gene encoding transmembrane protein 87A isoform X1, whose protein sequence is MLNLLSVVLCVSGVFSISEPGIWKVNYDRSHDLYGFHKSMYSGTKIAVKVNCKHAAKKEEKKKLNIKWLLRYSPCANEYHGAENDLNVLLSYLDFPAFLPLEGLNYPTAEFMRNVTQHDCGNTIFWLPFQNSTLQTAPTPTPTKSNGTDQEQSDAQKKSKRDLVKPGVPAQILQNVTTPSTPKGPTQQIGQKDRPKFQESWRDGYFIFIMQISSLNENDTFEAEVEVEMYGSYGYISAVDMPLLVFYGVMGIVYIIFGLVWLVLLACSWKDLLRIQFWIGAVVVLGMLEKAVFYAEYQSIASQGHSAVNIYRQLRGAVIFAELVSCFKRALARILIIIVSLGFGIVKPRLGTTFHKVIGVGTLYFIFASIEGCTRQLKPMGDNSKEGMLILIPLAVTDASIVWWIFSSLIQTTRTLRLRRNVVKLSLYRHFTNTLIFAVLASIAFIAWSFPQHQFKSCLTDWRELWVDSAFWHLLFSVILCVIMVLWRPSANNQRYAFSPLLDAADEEEEENLISDAFDGMKMRGVKGAANGNAKSRNSVDDDLKWVEENIPTSLTDKALPSLLDSDEEMMTTRYEVNKMQ, encoded by the exons ATGCTGAACTTGTTGTCTGTCGTTCTTTGCGTCTCTGGCGTTTTTTCTATCTCTGAGCCAGGTATCTGGAAAGTCAATTATGACAGG AGTCATGATTTGTATGGTTTCCATAAAAGCATGTACAGTGGGACCAAAATAGCTGTAAAAG TCAACTGTAAACATGCTGCAAAGAAAGAGGAGAAAAAGAAGCTTAACATTAAGTGGCTGTTGCGCTATTCACCATGCGCAAACGAGTATCACGGAGCAGAAAATGATTTG AATGTATTACTTAGCTACTTAGATTTCCCTGCTTTTCTACCTCTTGAGGGGTTAAACTATCCAACCGCTGAATTCATGAGAAATGTAACTCAGCATGACTGTGGAAACACCATCTTTTGGCTGCCA tttcaaaaCTCCACTTTACAAACAGCTCCTACACCAACACCAACA AAAAGTAATGGTACAGATCAGGAACAATCAGATGCTCAAAAGAAATCCAAACGAGATTTAGTGAAACCAGGAGTTCCTGCACAG atATTGCAGAATGTAACTACACCCTCTACTCCAAAAGGACCCACTCAGCAAATAGGCCAGAAG GATCGGCCAAAGTTTCAGGAGAGCTGGAGGGATGGCTACTTCATCTTCATCATGCAGATCTCATCCTTAAATGAAAATGACACGTTTGAAGCAGAAG TTGAGGTGGAGATGTATGGATCCTATGGATATATATCAGCAGTAGATATGCCTCTCTTAGTG TTCTATGGAGTGATGGGGATAGTGTACATCATCTTTGGACTGGTCTGGCTCGTCTTGTTAGCTTGCAGCTGGAAGGACCTCTTGAGGATTCAGTTCTGGATTGGTGCAGTGGTAGTTCTGG gCATGCTGGAGAAGGCTGTgttttatgcagaatatcaaAGTATCGCTTCCCAAGGCCACTCAG cTGTAAATATTTACCGTCAGT TGAGAGGAGCTGTGATCTTTGCAGAGCTTGTGTCATGTTTCAAGCGAGCTCTAGCCAGAATCCTCATCATCATTGTCAGTCTGGGATTTGGAATTGTTAA ACCTCGACTTGGCACCACTTTCCACAAAGTGATTGGAGTAGGAACCCTCTACTTTATCTTTGCTTCAATTGAGGGATGTACAAGACAACTCAAG CCTATGGGAGACAACTCCAAAGAAGGGATGTTGATCCTGATCCCTCTGGCCGTCACCGATGCCTCCATTGTGTGGTGGAT CTTCTCCAGCCTGATCCAGACGACTCGTACATTGCGCCTCCGCCGTAATGTGGTCAAGCTATCCCTGTACCGACATTTTACCAATACTCTGATTTTCGCCGTTCTAG catccATTGCTTTTATTGCTTGGTCGTTTCCTCAACATCAGTTCAAATCCTGCTTAACG GACTGGAGGGAACTGTGGGTGGACAGTGCATTCTGGCATCTTCTGTTCTCTGTGATACTGTGTGTCATCATGGTTCTATGGAGGCCCTCCGCTAACAACCAGAG GTATGCATTCTCTCCTTTGTTGGATGCTGCTGATGAAGAAGAGGAAGAAAACTTGATTAGTGATGCCTTTG atggaatgaaaatgcgagGGGTGAAGGGAGCAGCCAATGGAAATGCCAAGAGTCGCAATAGCGTG GATGATGACCTTAAATGGGTGGAGGAAAATATTCCAACATCCCTCACTGACAA GGCTCTTCCCAGTCTTTTAGATTCAGATGAGGAAATGATGACAACAAGATATGAAGTCAACAAGATGCAGTGA
- the LOC105341762 gene encoding transmembrane protein 87A isoform X2 — translation MLNLLSVVLCVSGVFSISEPGIWKVNYDRSHDLYGFHKSMYSGTKIAVKVNCKHAAKKEEKKKLNIKWLLRYSPCANEYHGAENDLNVLLSYLDFPAFLPLEGLNYPTAEFMRNVTQHDCGNTIFWLPFQNSTLQTAPTPTPTKSNGTDQEQSDAQKKSKRDLVKPGVPAQILQNVTTPSTPKGPTQQIGQKDRPKFQESWRDGYFIFIMQISSLNENDTFEAEVEVEMYGSYGYISAVDMPLLVFYGVMGIVYIIFGLVWLVLLACSWKDLLRIQFWIGAVVVLGMLEKAVFYAEYQSIASQGHSVRGAVIFAELVSCFKRALARILIIIVSLGFGIVKPRLGTTFHKVIGVGTLYFIFASIEGCTRQLKPMGDNSKEGMLILIPLAVTDASIVWWIFSSLIQTTRTLRLRRNVVKLSLYRHFTNTLIFAVLASIAFIAWSFPQHQFKSCLTDWRELWVDSAFWHLLFSVILCVIMVLWRPSANNQRYAFSPLLDAADEEEEENLISDAFDGMKMRGVKGAANGNAKSRNSVDDDLKWVEENIPTSLTDKALPSLLDSDEEMMTTRYEVNKMQ, via the exons ATGCTGAACTTGTTGTCTGTCGTTCTTTGCGTCTCTGGCGTTTTTTCTATCTCTGAGCCAGGTATCTGGAAAGTCAATTATGACAGG AGTCATGATTTGTATGGTTTCCATAAAAGCATGTACAGTGGGACCAAAATAGCTGTAAAAG TCAACTGTAAACATGCTGCAAAGAAAGAGGAGAAAAAGAAGCTTAACATTAAGTGGCTGTTGCGCTATTCACCATGCGCAAACGAGTATCACGGAGCAGAAAATGATTTG AATGTATTACTTAGCTACTTAGATTTCCCTGCTTTTCTACCTCTTGAGGGGTTAAACTATCCAACCGCTGAATTCATGAGAAATGTAACTCAGCATGACTGTGGAAACACCATCTTTTGGCTGCCA tttcaaaaCTCCACTTTACAAACAGCTCCTACACCAACACCAACA AAAAGTAATGGTACAGATCAGGAACAATCAGATGCTCAAAAGAAATCCAAACGAGATTTAGTGAAACCAGGAGTTCCTGCACAG atATTGCAGAATGTAACTACACCCTCTACTCCAAAAGGACCCACTCAGCAAATAGGCCAGAAG GATCGGCCAAAGTTTCAGGAGAGCTGGAGGGATGGCTACTTCATCTTCATCATGCAGATCTCATCCTTAAATGAAAATGACACGTTTGAAGCAGAAG TTGAGGTGGAGATGTATGGATCCTATGGATATATATCAGCAGTAGATATGCCTCTCTTAGTG TTCTATGGAGTGATGGGGATAGTGTACATCATCTTTGGACTGGTCTGGCTCGTCTTGTTAGCTTGCAGCTGGAAGGACCTCTTGAGGATTCAGTTCTGGATTGGTGCAGTGGTAGTTCTGG gCATGCTGGAGAAGGCTGTgttttatgcagaatatcaaAGTATCGCTTCCCAAGGCCACTCAG TGAGAGGAGCTGTGATCTTTGCAGAGCTTGTGTCATGTTTCAAGCGAGCTCTAGCCAGAATCCTCATCATCATTGTCAGTCTGGGATTTGGAATTGTTAA ACCTCGACTTGGCACCACTTTCCACAAAGTGATTGGAGTAGGAACCCTCTACTTTATCTTTGCTTCAATTGAGGGATGTACAAGACAACTCAAG CCTATGGGAGACAACTCCAAAGAAGGGATGTTGATCCTGATCCCTCTGGCCGTCACCGATGCCTCCATTGTGTGGTGGAT CTTCTCCAGCCTGATCCAGACGACTCGTACATTGCGCCTCCGCCGTAATGTGGTCAAGCTATCCCTGTACCGACATTTTACCAATACTCTGATTTTCGCCGTTCTAG catccATTGCTTTTATTGCTTGGTCGTTTCCTCAACATCAGTTCAAATCCTGCTTAACG GACTGGAGGGAACTGTGGGTGGACAGTGCATTCTGGCATCTTCTGTTCTCTGTGATACTGTGTGTCATCATGGTTCTATGGAGGCCCTCCGCTAACAACCAGAG GTATGCATTCTCTCCTTTGTTGGATGCTGCTGATGAAGAAGAGGAAGAAAACTTGATTAGTGATGCCTTTG atggaatgaaaatgcgagGGGTGAAGGGAGCAGCCAATGGAAATGCCAAGAGTCGCAATAGCGTG GATGATGACCTTAAATGGGTGGAGGAAAATATTCCAACATCCCTCACTGACAA GGCTCTTCCCAGTCTTTTAGATTCAGATGAGGAAATGATGACAACAAGATATGAAGTCAACAAGATGCAGTGA
- the LOC117684726 gene encoding translation initiation factor IF-2, translated as MDTGRKKQFRFSEQDDLKMLREVISRNPFKDRGKWLEISLALPMSVDARRVRERTVLLMEQRRKANSSSLKKSGVDEVYGEKEILLDEILDLANDEEEKKKDDKSKAIKEEVLCKDIRKRALDNLTPSISDENLKKMPKKSASVMSFLKEKAELERQSKEDELALRREQFNLEKERFEIEKQERLQKLEMEKQQSKLMFELFSKCLNK; from the exons ATGGATACTGggagaaaaaaacaatttaggTTTTCTGAACAGGACGACTTAAAAATGTTACG AGAGGTCATTAGTAGAAACCCATTTAAGGACAGAGGGAAATGGCTAGAAATATCGTTGGCTTTACCTATGAGTGTTGATGCGAGAAGAGTGAGGGAGAGGACCGTTCTACTAATGGAACAAAGAAGAAAGGCGAATAGTTCATCGCTCAAAAA GTCGGGTGTAGATGAAGTTTATGGGGAAAAGGAAATTCTCCTTGACGAAATCTTAGACCTGGCAAATGATGAAGAGGAGAAAAAGAAAGATGACAAATCAAAAGCTATTAAAGAAGAGGTTCTGTGCAAAGATATCAGAAAACGTGCTCTTGATAATTTGACACCCTCAATAAGTG ACGAAAACCTGAAGAAAATGCCAAAGAAATCAGCATCAGTTAtgtcatttttgaaagaaaaggcGGAACTTGAAAGACAGTCAAAGGAAGATGAGCTTGCGCTTCGTCGCGAACAGTTCAATTTAGAAAAAGAGCGGTTTGAGATTGAAAAACAGGAAAGGCTCCAAAAGCTTGAAATGGAAAAACAGCAGTCTAAATTAATGTTTGAGCTGTTTTCCAAATgtctgaataaataa